One part of the Streptomyces nigra genome encodes these proteins:
- a CDS encoding SpoIIE family protein phosphatase, producing the protein MDSTPPPSSASPFDMVSGALGEYIPHGDAEDTGDIDESAASRGEGKPRRGAGRPEQILGAVNVDRDLRITDSNLDAPVFAGVDPVPGMPFVDLLPPWDVPTVTRRLRQVLETGEPHVARVQRLRRRDGSELVVSMSILSAAGPREGLTISLIAMARRLHLYAAETAIGTSLDIGETAQSLAESLLAWGDVAAIDLDFAVWTGEVVTDRPQGRVRLRRAALVPDRAWPDGYVTPGDDLPADASRLLSHAIRRDDPAQAVVLPDRAAVERVLGTPRLARTLIPGDQAACVACVPLVLDGEPPVVLGVAEVWRRADRPFEDGELFDLQELVARTAHHVDLARQHQREHTQVLALQRRLLPRSAGDTIETASVYQPATPDSAGVGGDWVNSFPLPDGRTAMVVGDVVGHGLGAAATMGQLSMEARALLSAGLAPGEVLEHLDDTVSLLDDAESGLAAGYSALGSTCCIAVYDPVSHRVELASAGHLPPILVPPDGTAGPVAVRPHPGLGAEFALREPFDVYAFAAPPGSMLALYTDGLVEDPAMSIDEGIGRLSDAVSAVHPWDPLEEAARRVVRSLAPAHRRDDVTLLLARMIGYRKEDTATWRLPARGDAAARARALVTGLLERWGTREDTRDSVLLVVGELVANAVRFARGPLTVRLIRGGHGQLLCEVGDKGNGRPRLGRKDLLGDGGRGLHVVHGLTTRWGVRWTDDGKVVWASVGR; encoded by the coding sequence ATGGACTCCACGCCTCCCCCGTCGTCTGCGTCACCGTTCGACATGGTCAGCGGTGCGCTGGGGGAGTACATCCCGCACGGCGACGCCGAGGACACCGGGGACATCGACGAGTCGGCCGCGTCGCGCGGGGAGGGAAAACCCCGGCGGGGCGCCGGGCGTCCCGAGCAGATACTCGGCGCGGTCAACGTCGACAGGGATCTCAGGATCACCGACTCCAACCTGGACGCGCCCGTCTTCGCGGGAGTGGACCCCGTCCCCGGGATGCCCTTCGTCGACCTCCTGCCGCCCTGGGACGTCCCCACGGTGACCCGGCGGCTGCGCCAGGTCCTCGAGACCGGCGAGCCGCATGTCGCCCGGGTCCAGCGGCTGCGCCGCCGCGACGGCTCCGAGCTGGTCGTCTCCATGAGCATCCTGTCCGCCGCGGGACCCCGGGAAGGCCTGACCATCTCCCTGATCGCCATGGCGCGACGGCTCCACCTGTACGCCGCCGAGACCGCGATCGGCACCTCCCTGGACATCGGCGAGACCGCGCAGTCCCTCGCCGAGTCCCTGCTGGCCTGGGGTGACGTGGCCGCCATCGACCTCGACTTCGCGGTGTGGACCGGCGAGGTGGTCACCGACCGCCCGCAGGGCCGCGTACGGCTCCGCCGCGCCGCCCTCGTACCGGACCGGGCCTGGCCCGACGGCTATGTCACCCCTGGTGACGACCTGCCCGCCGACGCGAGCCGCCTGCTGTCCCACGCGATCCGCCGGGACGACCCCGCGCAGGCCGTCGTCCTGCCCGACCGGGCGGCCGTCGAGCGGGTCCTCGGCACCCCCCGCCTCGCCCGCACCCTGATCCCCGGCGACCAGGCGGCCTGCGTGGCGTGTGTGCCCCTGGTGCTGGACGGCGAGCCGCCCGTCGTCCTCGGCGTGGCCGAGGTCTGGCGGCGCGCCGACCGGCCCTTCGAGGACGGCGAGCTGTTCGACCTGCAGGAACTGGTGGCCCGCACCGCCCACCACGTCGACCTCGCCCGGCAGCACCAGCGCGAGCACACCCAGGTCCTGGCGCTGCAGCGCCGTCTGCTGCCCCGGTCCGCCGGCGACACCATCGAGACCGCCAGCGTCTACCAGCCCGCCACCCCGGACAGCGCCGGCGTCGGCGGCGACTGGGTCAACAGCTTCCCGCTGCCGGACGGCCGTACCGCGATGGTCGTCGGGGACGTGGTCGGGCACGGCCTTGGCGCGGCGGCGACCATGGGGCAGCTCAGCATGGAGGCCCGCGCGCTGCTGTCCGCGGGGCTCGCGCCCGGCGAGGTGCTGGAGCACCTGGACGACACGGTGTCGCTGCTGGACGACGCGGAGTCGGGGCTCGCGGCCGGCTACAGCGCCCTCGGCTCGACCTGCTGCATCGCCGTGTACGACCCGGTCAGCCACCGGGTGGAGCTGGCCAGCGCCGGTCATCTGCCGCCGATCCTCGTGCCCCCGGACGGCACCGCCGGACCGGTCGCGGTCCGCCCGCACCCCGGGCTGGGCGCCGAGTTCGCGTTGCGGGAGCCGTTCGACGTGTACGCGTTCGCCGCGCCCCCCGGCTCGATGCTCGCCCTCTACACGGACGGCCTGGTGGAGGATCCGGCGATGTCCATCGACGAGGGCATCGGCAGGCTGTCCGACGCGGTGTCGGCGGTGCATCCGTGGGACCCCCTGGAGGAGGCGGCCCGGCGTGTCGTCCGCTCGCTGGCGCCCGCGCACCGGCGTGACGACGTCACCCTGCTGCTCGCCCGCATGATCGGCTACCGCAAGGAGGACACCGCGACGTGGCGGCTGCCCGCCCGCGGTGACGCGGCGGCCCGGGCGCGCGCACTGGTCACCGGGCTGTTGGAGCGGTGGGGCACCCGCGAGGACACCAGGGACAGCGTGCTGCTGGTGGTCGGCGAGCTGGTCGCCAACGCGGTCCGCTTCGCCCGCGGGCCCCTCACGGTCCGGCTGATCAGGGGCGGACACGGCCAGCTGCTGTGCGAGGTGGGGGACAAGGGCAACGGCAGGCCTCGGCTCGGCCGCAAGGACCTTCTCGGCGACGGCGGCCGGGGACTGCACGTCGTCCACGGGCTCACCACCCGGTGGGGCGTGCGCTGGACCGACGACGGCAAGGTGGTCTGGGCCTCGGTGGGACGCTGA
- a CDS encoding GlxA family transcriptional regulator, with amino-acid sequence MSLPRLHRVAVLVSEGAKPLDVGIPAQVFTTRASMPYEVRVCGATPGLVTGGDGLSYAVAHGLDALAWADIVFVPGYRHPDRDDPPRPVVDALIEAHTRGARLAAISTGAFTLAATGLLDGRRATTHWHYTRALAARHPRVQVDENVLFVDEGSVLTSAGAASGIDLCLHILRGDLGVAASNHAARRLVAAPYRSGGQAQYVPRSVPEPLGERFGATREWALHRLGEPLTLDVLARQAGVSARTFSRRFVEETGYTPMQWVMRARIDLARELLERSERSVEQIAADVGLGTGANLRLHFQRILGTTPSDYRRTFTRGE; translated from the coding sequence GTGTCACTCCCCCGTCTGCACCGTGTCGCCGTCCTCGTCAGCGAGGGCGCCAAGCCGCTGGACGTCGGCATCCCCGCGCAGGTGTTCACGACCCGGGCGAGCATGCCGTACGAGGTGCGGGTGTGCGGGGCGACGCCCGGGCTGGTGACCGGCGGGGACGGCCTGTCGTACGCCGTCGCGCACGGTCTCGACGCGCTGGCCTGGGCGGACATCGTGTTCGTGCCCGGCTACCGGCATCCGGACCGCGACGACCCGCCGCGGCCGGTCGTCGACGCGCTGATCGAGGCGCACACGCGCGGGGCGCGGCTCGCCGCCATCTCGACCGGGGCCTTCACGCTCGCCGCCACCGGTCTGCTCGACGGGCGGCGCGCGACCACGCACTGGCACTACACGCGGGCGCTCGCCGCCCGCCATCCGCGGGTCCAGGTCGACGAGAACGTCCTGTTCGTCGACGAGGGCAGCGTGCTGACGTCGGCCGGTGCCGCCTCCGGAATCGACCTGTGCCTGCACATCCTGCGCGGCGACCTCGGGGTGGCCGCCTCCAACCACGCGGCCCGCCGGCTGGTGGCGGCCCCGTACCGCAGCGGCGGCCAGGCCCAGTACGTGCCGCGCAGTGTGCCCGAGCCGCTGGGCGAGCGGTTCGGCGCCACCAGGGAGTGGGCCCTGCACCGGCTCGGCGAGCCCCTGACCCTGGACGTCCTGGCGCGGCAGGCGGGGGTGTCGGCGCGCACGTTCTCCCGGCGTTTCGTGGAGGAGACGGGCTACACGCCGATGCAGTGGGTGATGCGGGCCCGGATCGATCTGGCCCGTGAGCTGCTGGAACGCTCCGAGCGCAGCGTCGAGCAGATCGCCGCCGACGTCGGGCTGGGCACCGGCGCGAATCTGCGTCTGCACTTCCAGCGGATCCTCGGGACGACGCCGAGCGACTACCGGCGCACGTTCACGCGCGGCGAGTAG
- the gap gene encoding type I glyceraldehyde-3-phosphate dehydrogenase → MTRIAINGFGRIGRNVLRALLERDSALEIVAVNDLTEPATLARLLAFDSTAGRLGRPVTVDGDTLVVDGRRIKVLAEREPAQLPWAELGVDIVLEATGRFTSAKAARAHLDAGARKVLVSAPSDGADVTLAYGVNSDSYDAELHTIVSNASCTTNALAPLAKVLNDLAGIEHGFMTTVHAYTQEQNLQDGPHRDARRARAAGVNIVPTTTGAAKAIGLVLPELDGKLSGDSIRVPVPVGSIVELNTTVARDVTREDVLEAYRTAAEGPLAGVLEYSEDPLVSSDITGNPASSIFDSALTRVDGRHVKVVAWYDNEWGFSHRVIDTLELLAAR, encoded by the coding sequence ATGACTCGCATCGCCATCAACGGTTTCGGCCGCATCGGACGCAACGTGCTGCGCGCCCTGCTGGAGCGCGACAGCGCCCTCGAGATCGTCGCCGTCAACGACCTGACCGAGCCCGCCACGCTCGCCCGGCTGCTGGCCTTCGACAGCACGGCCGGCCGGCTCGGGCGTCCGGTGACGGTCGACGGGGACACCCTCGTGGTCGACGGGCGGCGCATCAAGGTCCTGGCCGAGCGTGAGCCGGCGCAGCTGCCCTGGGCCGAGCTCGGCGTGGACATCGTCCTGGAGGCCACCGGCCGGTTCACCTCGGCGAAGGCGGCCCGCGCGCACCTGGACGCCGGCGCCCGCAAGGTGCTGGTGAGCGCGCCGTCGGACGGCGCGGACGTCACCCTCGCCTACGGCGTCAACTCCGACTCGTACGACGCGGAGCTGCACACGATCGTCTCGAACGCCTCGTGCACCACGAACGCGCTGGCCCCGCTGGCCAAGGTGCTGAACGACCTCGCCGGGATCGAGCACGGCTTCATGACGACGGTGCACGCCTACACCCAGGAGCAGAACCTCCAGGACGGCCCGCACCGCGACGCCCGCCGCGCCCGCGCCGCCGGCGTCAACATCGTCCCGACCACCACCGGCGCCGCGAAGGCGATCGGCCTGGTCCTGCCGGAGCTCGACGGCAAGCTGTCCGGCGACTCGATCCGCGTACCGGTGCCGGTCGGCTCGATCGTCGAGCTGAACACGACCGTGGCGCGGGACGTGACCCGCGAGGACGTGCTGGAGGCCTACCGCACGGCGGCCGAGGGCCCGCTCGCCGGTGTCCTGGAGTACTCCGAGGACCCGCTGGTGTCCTCCGACATCACCGGCAACCCCGCCTCGTCGATCTTCGACTCGGCCCTGACCCGCGTCGACGGCCGCCACGTCAAGGTGGTCGCCTGGTACGACAACGAGTGGGGCTTCTCCCACCGCGTGATCGACACCCTGGAACTGCTGGCCGCTCGCTGA
- a CDS encoding dihydrofolate reductase family protein, with translation MTAIYTFDVFSSLDGFGAAGGDWTGYWGKQGPELLDHRLSLYGEEQRMVFGAHTYRVFAQLIASDTDEAVHDPWVTRMRNTPATVVSNTLEEPLDWPDARVVGGDAVDVVARLKEESDVPLRSHGSLSMNRALMAAGLVDRIQVTLFPVITGKSGLDPIFQGAADFDLELIDHRTLDGHIQELTYRPTLHP, from the coding sequence ATGACCGCCATCTACACGTTCGACGTCTTCTCCAGTCTCGACGGCTTCGGCGCCGCCGGCGGCGACTGGACGGGCTACTGGGGCAAGCAGGGCCCCGAGCTCCTCGACCACCGCCTCTCGCTCTACGGCGAGGAGCAGCGGATGGTCTTCGGCGCCCACACGTACCGCGTCTTCGCCCAGCTGATCGCCTCGGACACGGACGAGGCGGTGCACGACCCGTGGGTGACCCGGATGCGGAACACGCCGGCCACGGTCGTGTCGAACACGCTCGAGGAGCCCCTCGACTGGCCGGACGCCCGGGTCGTCGGGGGTGACGCCGTGGACGTGGTCGCCCGCCTCAAGGAGGAGTCGGACGTACCGCTGCGCTCGCACGGCAGCCTGTCGATGAACCGGGCACTGATGGCGGCCGGCCTCGTGGACCGCATCCAGGTGACACTGTTCCCCGTGATCACCGGCAAGAGCGGACTGGACCCGATCTTCCAGGGCGCGGCCGACTTCGACCTCGAACTGATCGACCACCGGACGCTCGACGGCCACATCCAGGAACTCACCTACCGGCCGACCCTGCATCCCTGA
- a CDS encoding polyketide synthase: MPAFLSPPAVIHGEHTVKTSEIVADVLGRHPDAAWAPRVESIAASTGIEARGWMLPLQAAVAPGRGDGLPAAGADATRAALAGEGLTGPDADRVIAALESIPAPQTVAERTAPAWAAVQEYGERAARGALQIAGLDASDIDCVITSNSTTPALPGLDVSLANRLPLRDDVLLLPATQWACIAGTRSLALAADLVAADPDRVVLVVISEALSTTYQPADDTLESLIVRLLFADTAVAAVVTGRPRPESVLRLDSAWNHTLPGTQDLHRLETRADGTHFVMDRRGPRAVQETVTAMWAWLQERYGEDPEAWHPDVLLAHPGGTRVLEYMEQTMPEAWPAGLLEFSRDSYTSGNRGGAAVFDIMRRAYDAGQPAGSRAVLYAAAPGLTATALEGRWL, translated from the coding sequence ATGCCCGCGTTCCTGAGCCCCCCTGCCGTGATCCACGGCGAGCACACCGTGAAGACCAGCGAGATCGTGGCGGACGTCCTCGGCCGGCACCCGGACGCGGCCTGGGCGCCGCGTGTCGAGAGCATCGCTGCCAGTACGGGGATCGAGGCCCGCGGCTGGATGCTGCCGCTCCAGGCCGCCGTCGCCCCCGGCCGGGGCGACGGGCTGCCGGCCGCCGGTGCCGACGCGACGCGCGCGGCGCTGGCCGGCGAAGGCCTCACGGGGCCTGACGCGGACCGGGTGATCGCCGCCCTGGAGTCGATACCCGCACCGCAGACCGTCGCCGAGCGCACCGCGCCCGCCTGGGCCGCCGTCCAGGAGTACGGCGAGCGCGCGGCGCGCGGCGCCCTCCAGATCGCCGGTCTGGACGCCTCGGACATCGACTGCGTGATCACCAGCAACTCCACCACGCCCGCCCTGCCCGGTCTGGACGTCTCCCTCGCCAACCGGCTCCCCCTGCGGGACGACGTCCTGCTGCTTCCCGCCACCCAGTGGGCCTGCATCGCCGGGACCCGCTCGCTGGCGCTGGCCGCCGACCTGGTGGCCGCGGACCCCGACCGGGTGGTCCTCGTGGTGATCTCTGAGGCGCTGAGCACGACCTACCAGCCCGCGGACGACACCCTGGAGTCCCTGATCGTCCGGCTGCTGTTCGCCGACACGGCGGTCGCCGCCGTCGTCACCGGCCGCCCGCGGCCCGAGTCGGTCCTGCGGCTGGACTCCGCCTGGAACCACACCCTGCCCGGCACCCAGGACCTGCACCGCCTGGAGACCCGTGCGGACGGGACGCATTTCGTGATGGACCGGCGCGGCCCGCGTGCCGTGCAGGAGACCGTCACCGCGATGTGGGCCTGGCTCCAGGAGCGGTACGGGGAGGACCCCGAGGCCTGGCACCCCGACGTACTGCTCGCGCACCCCGGCGGGACGCGGGTGCTGGAGTACATGGAGCAGACGATGCCCGAGGCGTGGCCGGCTGGACTGCTGGAGTTCAGCCGGGACAGCTACACCAGCGGCAACCGCGGCGGAGCCGCCGTGTTCGACATCATGCGGCGGGCGTACGACGCCGGGCAGCCGGCGGGCAGCCGCGCCGTGCTGTACGCGGCGGCACCGGGCCTGACGGCCACGGCGCTGGAAGGTCGGTGGCTGTAG